The sequence TGGTGGCGACGATGGGCACCACCGATGCGTTCGGGATCGACGACCTCGACGCCATCGCCGATCTGCGCGACCGGCTGGTCGAGGACTACGACCTCGACTACACGCCGCACATCCATGCCGATGCCGTGATCGGCTGGGCGTGGTCGGTGTTCAACGACTACGACTTCGAGGACAACCCGCTCGGGTTCCGTCCCCGCACGGTGCGGGCTCTCGCGTCCGCCCGCCGGCGCTTCTCGAGGCTGCACCGGGCCGACTCAGTCGGCATCGATTTTCACAAGACGGGCTTCGCGCCGTACGTCTCGAGCCTGCTCCTCGTCCGCAACCGGGCCGACATGCAGCTTCTGGTGCGCGGCCGGGAGCAGATGCCGTACCTGTTCCAGAGCGGCGAGCGGCATCCCGGCGTCTACACCCTGGAGACCTCGCGCGGCGGATCCGGCGTGCTCGCCGCCTATGCCAACCTGCGACTGTTCGGACGGACTGGCCTGCGGGTTCTCCTCGGCCACCTCGTCGAGATGGCCGAGGCGCTGCGCGAGCATCTGGAGGGACACGACTCAACCACTGTGCTCAACGACGACGGCGTCGGGACGGTGACGGTGTTCCGGGTCTATCCCGACGGCGTGGACACCTGGACGATCAAGGATCGGGAGCGCACCGACCCTGCCGCGCGGGAAGAGCTGCTGCGCCACAACGATTACAACCGGCGGCTCTACCGCTACCTCTACGACCGCGCGATGCGGGGCGAGGGGGTTCATATCTCGATGACCGACAACTATCGGCTGACCGACTACGGTGAGCCGACGGTGGGCCTGAAGAGCTTCATCCTCTCCCCGTTCATCGACGAGAAGGACGTGGAGCGGCTCGTCCGGGACATTCTCGACGCGCGCGAGGCCATCCGCGAGCAGGCCTGAGCCCGCGGGCCACGCCCCGGGGCGCGCATTCGCTGAGCCCTTCTAGTGGATGATCGCCTGGTAGGCCAGATTCCGCGAGATTCCCTGGACCCGGCCGACCGCCGCGCCGCGGTGCTGGATCATCCCGACGAACGTCAGGTCGGTCTTCGGATCGATCCAGAACCATGTGCCCGCCGCACCGCCCCAGTAGTACGAACCCGCGCCGTACGGCTCGCCCGCCGCGGCGGGATCGTGAACGGTCGCGAAGTCGAGGCCGAAGCCCTGCCCCGGACGCATGGTCGGCAGCGCCTCGGGCGAGAGGAAATTCGTGCGCATCAGTTCGACCGTGCGCGGGGCGAGCAGGCGAACTCCGTCCAGCTCGCCCCCGTTGAGCAGCATCTGGGTAAAGCGCAGGTAGTCACCGGCGGTTCCCCAGAGCCCGCCGCCACCCGACGGTCCGGCCGGCATGGACGTCCGCGTCGGGCCCATGTCGACAGGCGCGAGACCTCCATCGTCACCATCACCGTAGATGACCGCCACGCGTGAGAGCTTCTCCTCGGGCACATAGAACGCGGTGTCGACCATGTCGAGCGGGTCGAAGATCCGTTCCTGGAGGAACTCCGCGAACGGCTGGCCGGCGAGTTGCTCGACCAGATAACCCTGCACATCGACGCCGATGCTGTAGTACCAGCGCGTGCCCGGTTGCGCGAGGAGCGGAAGGTCGGACAGCTTGTCGATCATGGTCTGGAGCGGCGCGTCCGCGTTCAGCACCCGCTCCTCCCGGTACAGCCGGTCAACGTGGTTCGCGGTCCCGAGACCATAGGCGAGGCCGCCGGAATGCGACATCAACTCGGCCATCGTCATCGGGCGCTCGGCATCCACCAGCCGGGGCGAACCGTCGGCGTTGTCGCCGTCGTGCACCTGCAGATCGGCGAACCCCGGAATGTAGCGTGAGACGGGATCGTTGAGCCGCCACTTGCCTTCTTCGTACAGCATCATCAGGGCGACGCCGGTGATCGGCTTGGTCATGGAGTAGATCCGAAAAATCGAGTCGCGTTCCATGGGGGCGCCGTTCTCCAGATCCTGAACTCCGGCGACGTGCGCGTGGACGAGCTTGCCGCCGCGCGCCATCAGCGTCACCACGCCGGCGAGACGCCCGTCATCGACCATCCCCTGCATCCCCGCCGCAAGCCGGTCGAGCCGCTCGCCGGAAACGCCTACCTCGCCCGGGCTAACCGCTGCAAGATCGCGGACCGCATCTTCCTCGACCGCGATCGGCGCGGCCTGAAAACCGCAGCCCGACACCATGCCGGCCGTCGCAACCGCAACGAACGACCACACGAACCACCAACGCGCGACTGTTGTCCGCATCGCGTCACCCCGTTTCGCTCCGGGAAGACCGGAGCTCCCCTGCTTGCAATCCGCCGTGCTGCGCGACCTCGTTCGGCCGCGGATCCGAGGCCAACGGCTGTTCCCGGCAGGTATAGTACCATGCCAACACAGCATGACTAGCCGTACCGCTGTCGGCATCCGCACCCCACCCCAAGCGAGGAAGACGATGAAGGCTCTCCCTTTGGCAGTACACCTGGCGGTATGCCTGCTCGCGTTGCCAGTGACCGTCGCCGCACAGGACGGCGAGATCACGGGAACCGTCACCGACGACACGGGCGGAGTCTTGCCGGGCGTGACCGTTGAGGCCTCCGCCGAGACGGCGGCAGCCGCGCGCTTGACCGTGACCGACGCCGACGGTCGCTATGCGCTCGCGGCGCTTCCTCCCGGAAGCTACGCGGTGACGTTTGTCCTCCCCGGTTTCGAGCGCGCGGAACGGGCGGTCGAACTGACCGCGGGGGGCTCGGCAATGCTCGATGTCAGCCTGGCGCTCGGCGGGCTGTTCGAGGAGGTGACCGTCGCCGTGACCGGCACCGCCATCGAGGCGCCGGCCATCAACATGCCCAGTGCGGTCACCGTCGTCAGCCGCGACGTTCTGGAGCAGCAGGGAGCGACGCAACTGGTCGATCTCTTCCGGACCCTCAATGTCAGCCACGGTGTCGTCGGCGAGCGGAACAGTTGGTACAACTCGAACCAGCCGGCAACGCTCACCGAGAACGTGGCGAACGTCAACCTGCGCGGCCTCGGCGCCTCGCGCACCCTCGTGCTGATCAACGGCCGGCGCCACGTGCCGGTCCCCGCGCGGCTCATCGGCGGGCGCTTCGTCGACGTGAACACGATCCCGGCCATCGCCGTCGGGAGGCTGGAAGTCCTCAAGGAGGGCGCGTCGGCCACCTATGGCTCGGACGCGGTCGGCGGCGTCGCCAACTTCGTCACCCGGAACGACTTCCGGGGCTTCGAATTCAACGTCGCGCACGACTGGTTCAGCGGAGCGGGGGACACGACCATCGCCGGCATCTGGGGCGGCCGGATCGGCTCGTCGAGCGCGGTCCTTTCCGCGGAACGGGTCGGGAGGCAGGAACTGCAGATGGCAGATCGCCCGTGGGCGCTGGACCGCCTGAGCGCGTACCCGCCGGGAACCCGGGGGGGATGGTCGAGCATCGGCAACCCCGGCACGTACGCGGTAGGCGCGCCAGCGGCGTGGACGGCGGACGTCTTCGATCCGCGCTGCACGGACTTCGGCGGCATTGACGAAGGCTGGACGTGCCGGTTCCGCTACGCGCCCTACGACAACCTGATCGACGAGCAGGATCAGACGCGCATCTTCGCCGAGCTCAACGGTCCGGTGAACAGCCGGACCAACTATCACGTCGAAGCGCTGTGGGCCGATGCGGTGATCCCGCAGTGGTACACGACGCCG comes from Acidobacteriota bacterium and encodes:
- a CDS encoding aspartate aminotransferase family protein encodes the protein MHDAYFVFSILRALDAVDDLKSEVPLLGRPRALDYEPAEQAELADEGRSVEEVARLLVRQLEGMPIWGHPRTQINVVPPPSIPSVIGSLLPAIYNPNLVSDDTSFGLMLTEAAVAAMASRLIGYDPEQAAGVFTFGGTGTVLYGAKLGIEKAFPDAMDTGVPAGGALLASGQSHYCRLNVAGWLGLGEANVVQVPTHLTNDIRIDLLEKACRDLLDQGRRIVALVATMGTTDAFGIDDLDAIADLRDRLVEDYDLDYTPHIHADAVIGWAWSVFNDYDFEDNPLGFRPRTVRALASARRRFSRLHRADSVGIDFHKTGFAPYVSSLLLVRNRADMQLLVRGREQMPYLFQSGERHPGVYTLETSRGGSGVLAAYANLRLFGRTGLRVLLGHLVEMAEALREHLEGHDSTTVLNDDGVGTVTVFRVYPDGVDTWTIKDRERTDPAAREELLRHNDYNRRLYRYLYDRAMRGEGVHISMTDNYRLTDYGEPTVGLKSFILSPFIDEKDVERLVRDILDAREAIREQA
- a CDS encoding beta-lactamase family protein, with the protein product MPTAVRLVMLCWHGTIPAGNSRWPRIRGRTRSRSTADCKQGSSGLPGAKRGDAMRTTVARWWFVWSFVAVATAGMVSGCGFQAAPIAVEEDAVRDLAAVSPGEVGVSGERLDRLAAGMQGMVDDGRLAGVVTLMARGGKLVHAHVAGVQDLENGAPMERDSIFRIYSMTKPITGVALMMLYEEGKWRLNDPVSRYIPGFADLQVHDGDNADGSPRLVDAERPMTMAELMSHSGGLAYGLGTANHVDRLYREERVLNADAPLQTMIDKLSDLPLLAQPGTRWYYSIGVDVQGYLVEQLAGQPFAEFLQERIFDPLDMVDTAFYVPEEKLSRVAVIYGDGDDGGLAPVDMGPTRTSMPAGPSGGGGLWGTAGDYLRFTQMLLNGGELDGVRLLAPRTVELMRTNFLSPEALPTMRPGQGFGLDFATVHDPAAAGEPYGAGSYYWGGAAGTWFWIDPKTDLTFVGMIQHRGAAVGRVQGISRNLAYQAIIH